TGCCGATTAACATCCCGCCACGTCCACCGTTTCCACCGGCACCACCGGTGCCGCCGTTACCGCCCGCCGCGCCTAGTGCCCCGTTACCGTCACCGCCGATTCCGCCGTCACCGCCGAAAGCGTCACCTACACCCGTGTTGTGCCCCTGCCCCCCCTTGCCGCCAGCACCACCCACGCCACCGTCGACCCCTCCGGTGGCACCGTCACCCCCCTCACCCCCGGTAGCCACGCCGCCGGCGCTGCCGTCGGTCTCACCTATGCCGCCAGCGCCGCCAGCGCCGCCGGCACCGCCATCGGTACCGGCAGTACCCCCGGCTCCACCCTTACCGCCGGTGCCGTCGTTGCCGTCGAGCGACTCCCCCAGCCCGCCCTGCCCGCCGACGCCGCCAGCCTCGCCGACGCCACCGGCGGGGCCGGGACCCCCGTTCCCGCCAGTTTGATTCCCGTTGCCGCTGTTGTCGGTACCGTTCGCACCGGTGTTGGGGTTCGCAATCGAGCCGGGGTTGACCCCGTTTGTCCCGGCCAGACCGGTGCCACCCTGCCCGCCGGCACCACCGGACCCGAACCAGTTGGCATTACCGCCGTTGCCGCCCGCGCCGGGCATCCCGCCCAGGACACCCGCCACGGCCGGCCCACCCTGTCCGCCGGCACCGCCATCGCCCAACAACATCCCGCCGGCACCGCCATTACCACCGGCCGCCCCGGCCCCACCCAGACCCCCAACACCGCCATTGCCGATCAATAGCGGACCCGCACCGCCGTCACCACCGGGCGCACCGTCCCCACCAACGCCGCCACCGCCCCCGGTCCCGAAGTAGCTGGCCGCCCCTCCGACGCCGCCGGCGGCGCCAAGGCCACCGGCCCCGCCGAATCCACCATTGCCGAACACGCCGCCAACGCCACCGCTCCCGCCCACGCCGCCGGTGGTGCCCACCCCCGCCGCGGCCCCGCCAGCACCGCCGAAGCCCCCGCTGCCGATCAACCCCGTCGCCCCACCGACACCGCCAGTACCGCCGACCAAAGTGGCCCCTGCAGCCCCACCAGCCCCACCGGTCCCGCCATTACCCAGCAACCATCCACCGCGACCACCGACACCCCCGGCAGCACCGGACCCGACCAGCCCGTCCCCACCTTTACCGCCAGTCCCGCCGTTACCGATCAACCCCGCATCCCCGCCAGCACCACCTGGCTGACCCGGCGCACCCGATCCGCCATTCCCGCCGTTGCCAAGCAACAGCCCGCCCGGCCCACCGGGAGCCCCCGTCCCGTCGGCCCCGTTAGCGCCATTGCCGATCAACGGGCGCCCCAACAACGCCTGGGCGGGGGCATTTACCACGCCCAACAAATCCTGCAACGGCGCAGCACTGGTGGCCTCGGCAACTACGTATGAGCGCGCGCCGTTCGTAAGGGACTGCACGAACTGGGCGTGAAACGCCGACAGCTGCGCACCAAAAGCCTGATAGCTCTGCGCGTACGACCCGAACAAGGCCGCAACTGCCGCCGAAACCTCATCCGCGGCAGCCGCCACCACCCCCGTGGTCGGCAATGCCGCCGCCGCATTCGCCGCGTTGATCGTCGACCCAATGTTGGCCAGATCCGAAGCCGCCATCGTCAATGCTTCCGGCACCGCAATCACAAATGACATCTGCGACCTCCTGGACCGGACAACCCGCATGGTCGCCGCGGATCATCGAGCACTCGGCAGCAACAAATCCTATCCCGCCTCGCAGACGGCGGAGGCCATTTGGCCGCCGGCGCGTACTCTTCGCTACGACCGCCAGAGCCCTTGGTTAGCGACCGGATTCGACCGCCGCATGAGCCAAACTGTTACCGGTGTGGGTGTGCAGAACTGCGCAGTTAGCAAACGCCGATGCAGCGCGGTGGACCACAGCAGCCGCACACCGTACCGGCGCTGAGTGATAAACCCGACCCGGGCCCGGCGGATGCGATATCGTCTTGCGGCTATGGCGGGTATGCCAGAGGGCAAACTCATCCTCCTCAACGGCGGATCCAGCGCGGGAAAGACGTCGCTCGCCTTGGCGTTTCAGGATCTTGCCGCCGAGTGTTGGATGCACATTGGGATAGATCTGTTCTGGTTTGCGCTGCCGCCAGAGCAGCTTGACCTTGCGCGGGTGCGGCCCGAGTACTACACATGGGACAGCGCGGTCGAGGCCGACGGGCTGGAGTGGTTCACCGTGCACCCGGGCCCCATCTTGGACCTGGCCATGCATTCCCGCTACCGCGCCATCAGGGCATACCTGGACAACGGAATGAACGTCATCGCCGACGACGTGATCTGGACACGTGAGTGGCTGGTAGACGCTCTGCGGGTTTTTGAGGGCTGCCGAGTCTGGATGGTCGGGGTCCA
Above is a window of Mycobacterium tuberculosis H37Rv DNA encoding:
- a CDS encoding O-phosphotransferase — translated: MINPTRARRMRYRLAAMAGMPEGKLILLNGGSSAGKTSLALAFQDLAAECWMHIGIDLFWFALPPEQLDLARVRPEYYTWDSAVEADGLEWFTVHPGPILDLAMHSRYRAIRAYLDNGMNVIADDVIWTREWLVDALRVFEGCRVWMVGVHVSDEEGARRELERGDRHPGWNRGSARAAHADAEYDFELDTTATPVHELARELHESYQACPYPMAFNRLRKRFLS
- the PE_PGRS46 gene encoding PE-PGRS family protein PE_PGRS46 (Member of the Mycobacterium tuberculosis PE family, PGRS subfamily of ala-, gly-rich proteins); the encoded protein is MSFVIAVPEALTMAASDLANIGSTINAANAAAALPTTGVVAAAADEVSAAVAALFGSYAQSYQAFGAQLSAFHAQFVQSLTNGARSYVVAEATSAAPLQDLLGVVNAPAQALLGRPLIGNGANGADGTGAPGGPGGLLLGNGGNGGSGAPGQPGGAGGDAGLIGNGGTGGKGGDGLVGSGAAGGVGGRGGWLLGNGGTGGAGGAAGATLVGGTGGVGGATGLIGSGGFGGAGGAAAGVGTTGGVGGSGGVGGVFGNGGFGGAGGLGAAGGVGGAASYFGTGGGGGVGGDGAPGGDGGAGPLLIGNGGVGGLGGAGAAGGNGGAGGMLLGDGGAGGQGGPAVAGVLGGMPGAGGNGGNANWFGSGGAGGQGGTGLAGTNGVNPGSIANPNTGANGTDNSGNGNQTGGNGGPGPAGGVGEAGGVGGQGGLGESLDGNDGTGGKGGAGGTAGTDGGAGGAGGAGGIGETDGSAGGVATGGEGGDGATGGVDGGVGGAGGKGGQGHNTGVGDAFGGDGGIGGDGNGALGAAGGNGGTGGAGGNGGRGGMLIGNGGAGGAGGTGGTGGGGAAGFAGGVGGAGGEGLTDGAGTAEGGTGGLGGLGGVGGTGGMGGSGGVGGNGGAAGSLIGLGGGGGAGGVGGTGGIGGIGGAGGNGGAGGAGTTTGGGATIGGGGGTGGVGGAGGTGGTGGAGGTTGGSGGAGGLIGWAGAAGGTGAGGTGGQGGLGGQGGNGGNGGTGATGGQGGDFALGGNGGAGGAGGSPGGSSGIQGNMGPPGTQGADG